In Luteimonas sp. MC1750, the following proteins share a genomic window:
- a CDS encoding DUF885 domain-containing protein yields the protein MSRSLFAASLLALSLAACQGQATTPPTPAAGAAAPSETAQDQAFAALAARFLDEGLALSPVAATQIGDHRFDAELDDLSAEGRRKSADWTRGMLAALDGIDAATLSREHQVDALILRNQLDSTLWDLETMQSWAWDPQVYSGLAGGAIYGLMAREFAPMPERLKSAAARMEKIPALLAQARANLDPARVPKTHAETVARQNRGIFTLIETFITPNADQLQGADRARLDAAIAALRPAVEEHQAWLDGTLVPDARGEFRIGAERYDRKLRLSLNSSLSRQEIRRRAEAELARVRDEMYDVAKVVLKDREGAPDTPDQPTGAQRQAAIEAAMELANEDRPGREEVVEFARHTLEVATDFVRRHDIVTVPDDPVKIILMPEFQRGFSVAYCDSPGPLDKGLDTYYAISPIPDDWSDAQVTSFLREYNRRMIHVLTIHEAMPGHYLEGAHSAKHPSTLRAALRSGPFAEGWAVYTERVLADAGYLDKDPLFRLMQLKFYARSVGNAILDQGIHVDNWTKEQAMDLMVRQTFQQQSEAEGKWIRAQLSSTQLATYFVGAQEHFDMRRAAEAKAGEAFDMKRYHDSVLAQGAPPVRFARQLLLDEPIQ from the coding sequence ATGTCCCGATCGCTGTTTGCCGCCTCCCTGCTCGCGCTGTCGTTGGCCGCCTGCCAGGGCCAGGCCACCACGCCACCAACGCCCGCGGCCGGTGCCGCCGCCCCCTCGGAGACCGCCCAGGACCAGGCGTTCGCCGCGCTCGCGGCCCGCTTCCTCGACGAGGGCCTCGCCCTCTCGCCGGTGGCGGCCACGCAGATCGGCGACCACCGCTTCGATGCCGAACTCGATGACCTGAGCGCCGAGGGCCGGCGCAAATCGGCGGACTGGACCCGCGGCATGCTCGCCGCACTCGACGGCATCGATGCGGCCACGCTGTCGCGCGAGCACCAGGTCGACGCGCTGATCCTGCGCAACCAGCTGGACAGCACGCTCTGGGACCTGGAGACCATGCAGTCCTGGGCCTGGGACCCGCAGGTGTACAGCGGATTGGCCGGCGGCGCGATCTACGGCCTGATGGCGCGCGAATTCGCGCCGATGCCCGAGCGGCTGAAGTCGGCCGCCGCGCGCATGGAGAAGATCCCGGCCCTGCTCGCGCAGGCGCGCGCCAACCTCGACCCGGCGCGCGTGCCGAAGACGCATGCCGAGACCGTGGCGCGGCAGAACCGCGGCATCTTCACCCTGATCGAGACCTTCATCACCCCCAATGCCGACCAGCTGCAGGGCGCCGACCGCGCGCGCCTGGACGCCGCCATCGCCGCGCTGCGCCCGGCGGTGGAGGAGCACCAGGCCTGGCTCGACGGCACCCTGGTGCCGGATGCCAGGGGCGAGTTCCGCATCGGCGCCGAGCGCTACGACCGGAAGCTGCGCCTGTCGCTCAATTCGTCGCTCAGCCGCCAGGAAATCCGCCGCCGCGCCGAGGCGGAACTTGCCCGTGTGCGGGACGAGATGTACGACGTCGCGAAGGTGGTGCTGAAGGACCGGGAAGGCGCGCCGGACACGCCGGACCAGCCGACCGGGGCGCAGCGCCAGGCCGCGATCGAGGCGGCGATGGAGCTGGCCAACGAGGACCGACCCGGTCGCGAGGAGGTGGTGGAGTTCGCCCGGCACACCCTGGAAGTCGCGACGGACTTCGTGCGCCGCCACGACATCGTGACCGTGCCCGACGACCCGGTGAAGATCATCCTGATGCCGGAGTTCCAGCGCGGCTTCTCGGTGGCGTACTGCGACTCGCCGGGGCCGCTCGACAAGGGCCTGGACACCTACTACGCGATCTCGCCGATCCCGGATGACTGGAGCGACGCCCAGGTCACCTCGTTCCTGCGCGAATACAACCGGCGCATGATCCACGTGCTCACCATCCACGAGGCGATGCCCGGGCATTACCTCGAAGGTGCTCATTCGGCCAAGCATCCTTCGACGCTGCGCGCGGCGCTGCGCTCGGGACCGTTCGCCGAGGGCTGGGCGGTGTACACCGAGCGCGTGCTGGCCGACGCCGGCTACCTCGACAAGGACCCGCTGTTCCGCCTGATGCAGCTGAAGTTCTATGCGCGCTCGGTCGGCAACGCGATCCTCGACCAGGGCATCCACGTCGACAACTGGACGAAGGAGCAGGCGATGGACCTGATGGTCCGCCAGACCTTCCAGCAGCAGAGCGAGGCGGAGGGCAAGTGGATCCGCGCGCAGCTGTCGTCGACCCAGCTGGCGACCTATTTCGTCGGCGCGCAGGAGCACTTCGACATGCGCCGCGCGGCCGAGGCCAAGGCCGGCGAGGCGTTCGACATGAAGCGGTACCACGACAGCGTGCTCGCCCAGGGCGCCCCGCCGGTGCGCTTCGCCCGGCAGCTGCTGCTGGACGAACCGATCCAGTGA
- a CDS encoding peptidylprolyl isomerase, translated as MTASAAPPDAATAAATTPAAETAGSAARAPTTQELLEASRPADWRRPDPANTLYMELEGGRVVIELAPDFAPEHVANIRTLAKQGFWDGLTIYRAQDNFVVQFGDLVDEGGTPKPTGAAKTTLPAEFARPAEGLAFHALPDRDGWAPETGFAAGFPAARDPESGLAWLTHCYGTLGAGRDTAPDSSTGTELYVVIGQAPRQLDRNITQVGRVLQGMELLSALPRGSGPLGFHEDAALRTPIRAVRLASEVPASERSELEVLRTDTPLFDAVVESRRNRRDGWYLQPAGHIDLCNISVPVRAAK; from the coding sequence ATGACCGCCTCCGCGGCCCCGCCCGACGCGGCGACCGCCGCAGCCACGACGCCCGCGGCCGAGACCGCCGGCAGCGCAGCACGGGCACCGACCACGCAGGAACTGCTCGAGGCGTCCCGGCCGGCCGACTGGCGCCGCCCCGACCCCGCGAACACGCTCTACATGGAGCTCGAAGGCGGCCGTGTGGTGATCGAACTGGCGCCCGATTTCGCGCCGGAACACGTGGCCAATATCCGCACCCTCGCGAAGCAGGGCTTCTGGGATGGCCTGACGATCTACCGGGCGCAGGACAACTTCGTGGTCCAGTTCGGCGACCTCGTCGACGAGGGCGGCACGCCCAAGCCAACCGGCGCGGCGAAGACCACCCTTCCGGCCGAGTTCGCGCGTCCCGCCGAAGGCCTGGCCTTCCACGCCCTGCCGGACCGCGACGGCTGGGCGCCCGAGACCGGTTTCGCCGCCGGCTTCCCCGCCGCGCGCGATCCCGAATCCGGCCTGGCCTGGTTGACCCACTGCTACGGCACGCTGGGCGCGGGGCGCGACACGGCGCCCGACTCCAGCACGGGCACCGAGCTCTACGTCGTGATCGGCCAGGCGCCGCGCCAGCTCGACCGCAACATCACCCAGGTCGGGCGCGTGCTGCAGGGGATGGAACTGCTGAGCGCGCTGCCCCGGGGCAGCGGACCGCTCGGCTTCCACGAGGACGCCGCGCTGCGCACACCGATCCGCGCGGTGCGCCTGGCGTCGGAGGTGCCCGCGTCCGAACGCAGCGAACTCGAAGTCCTGCGCACCGACACGCCGCTGTTCGACGCGGTGGTCGAATCGCGCCGCAACCGTCGCGACGGCTGGTACCTGCAGCCCGCCGGGCACATCGACCTGTGCAACATCAGCGTGCCGGTGCGCGCCGCGAAATGA
- a CDS encoding PadR family transcriptional regulator, with the protein MPPPDIDAALRKFQRELSSGVVALALLAVLSRAAEPMYGYQIAKTLERFGEGVLSGKQSALYPVLRNLEGAGFLASHVGPSDAGPPRRYYAITAAGQAALREWAAAWRATRDSVDTVLEGTP; encoded by the coding sequence CTGCCACCTCCGGACATCGACGCCGCCCTGCGCAAGTTCCAGCGCGAGCTGAGCTCGGGCGTGGTGGCACTGGCCCTGCTGGCGGTGCTGTCGCGCGCGGCCGAGCCGATGTACGGCTACCAGATCGCCAAGACCCTGGAGCGCTTCGGCGAGGGCGTGCTGAGCGGCAAGCAGAGCGCGCTGTACCCGGTCCTGCGCAACCTGGAAGGCGCCGGCTTTCTGGCCAGCCACGTCGGCCCGTCCGACGCCGGCCCGCCACGGCGCTACTACGCCATCACCGCCGCCGGGCAGGCCGCCCTGCGCGAATGGGCCGCCGCCTGGCGCGCGACCCGCGACTCCGTCGATACCGTCCTGGAGGGGACCCCATGA
- a CDS encoding sensor domain-containing protein gives MNSLPRTIPEYLEQLRRALAGADLAMIQDALYDAEEYLRSELAEHPGRSEAEVIAAVASSYGAPDEVADIYRDTEATVQTALRSPAPRPRRSLAGRFFGVAADPRSYASLFYMVLALATGIFYFTWVVAGFSISAGLSVTIVGIPLLILFFGSVRVLSLVEGRIVEVMLGERMPRRPLYSARGRSIWQRIVDMFTDPRTWSTLLYMLLMLPLGVVYFTLAVSLLAVGVSFVLAPLAVWTGLAEEWAEHSDVVLVGINGVGLQAWELVLMLLAGVVLLFATLHLARAIGRGHGLLAKHLLVKTAQYS, from the coding sequence ATGAACAGCCTGCCGCGCACCATTCCCGAATACCTCGAGCAGCTGCGGCGTGCCCTGGCCGGGGCCGACCTGGCGATGATCCAGGACGCGCTCTACGACGCCGAGGAATACCTGCGCTCGGAGCTGGCGGAACACCCCGGCAGGTCCGAGGCCGAGGTGATCGCCGCGGTGGCGTCGAGCTACGGCGCGCCCGACGAGGTGGCCGACATCTACCGCGACACCGAAGCCACGGTGCAGACCGCGCTGCGCTCGCCGGCTCCGCGGCCGCGCAGGTCGCTGGCGGGCCGATTCTTCGGCGTGGCCGCCGACCCGCGCAGCTATGCCTCGCTGTTCTACATGGTGCTGGCGCTGGCCACCGGCATCTTCTACTTCACCTGGGTGGTGGCCGGCTTCTCCATCTCGGCCGGGCTGTCGGTGACGATCGTCGGCATCCCGCTGCTGATCCTGTTCTTCGGCTCGGTGCGCGTGCTGTCGCTGGTCGAGGGGCGGATCGTCGAGGTGATGCTGGGCGAGCGCATGCCGCGCCGGCCGCTGTACTCCGCGCGTGGGCGCAGCATCTGGCAGCGGATCGTCGACATGTTCACCGATCCGCGCACCTGGAGCACGCTGCTCTACATGCTGCTGATGCTGCCGCTGGGCGTGGTCTATTTCACCCTCGCGGTGAGCCTGCTGGCGGTGGGCGTGAGCTTCGTGCTGGCCCCGCTCGCGGTCTGGACCGGCCTGGCGGAGGAGTGGGCCGAGCACAGCGACGTCGTCCTGGTCGGGATCAACGGCGTCGGGCTCCAGGCCTGGGAGCTGGTGCTGATGCTGCTGGCCGGCGTGGTCCTGCTGTTCGCCACCCTGCACCTGGCGCGCGCGATCGGACGCGGCCACGGGCTGCTGGCCAAGCACCTGCTGGTCAAGACCGCCCAGTATTCCTGA
- the phaZ gene encoding polyhydroxyalkanoate depolymerase, with amino-acid sequence MIYQLHEFNRQLLAPFTELAQANARIFGADGTWLSSLPGATRLAAGNELLHRIGKDYEKPPFAIHQVVKDGHDVPVVEKVALDKPFCRLLRFKRYTDDAENILGMKDQPTVLVVAPLSGHHATLLRDTVRTLLPDHKVYITDWVDARMVPKEAGAFTLDDYVGYIQEFIRHIGASRLHVVSVCQPTVPVLAAISLMASRGEDMPRSMVMMGGPIDTRSSPTAVNNLAATRPLSWFEQNVIHVVPQNYPGRGRRVYPGFLQHTGFVAMNPERHFMSHWDFYQDLVKGDLDDAQSHRRFYDEYNAVLDMPAEYYLDTIRVVFQQQLLPQGAWDVAGERVDPAAIRGCALMTIEGELDDISGLGQTRAAHALCTGIAEADRRHLTVEGAGHYGIFSGRRWRTQVYPQVRDFIAGHDTPAGAARPLRNTGRS; translated from the coding sequence ATGATCTACCAGCTCCACGAATTCAACCGCCAGCTGCTCGCGCCGTTCACCGAACTCGCGCAGGCGAACGCGAGGATCTTCGGCGCGGACGGGACCTGGCTGTCCTCGCTCCCCGGCGCCACCCGGCTGGCCGCCGGCAACGAGCTGCTGCACCGCATCGGCAAGGATTACGAGAAGCCGCCCTTCGCCATCCACCAGGTGGTCAAGGATGGCCATGACGTGCCGGTGGTGGAGAAAGTGGCGCTCGACAAGCCGTTCTGCCGCCTGCTGCGCTTCAAGCGCTACACCGACGACGCCGAGAACATCCTCGGCATGAAGGACCAGCCCACGGTGCTGGTGGTGGCGCCCCTGTCCGGCCACCACGCCACGCTGCTGCGCGACACGGTGCGCACCCTGCTGCCCGACCACAAGGTCTACATCACCGACTGGGTCGACGCGCGCATGGTGCCGAAGGAGGCCGGCGCGTTCACGCTCGACGACTACGTCGGCTACATCCAGGAATTCATCCGTCACATCGGCGCGTCGCGGCTGCACGTGGTGAGCGTCTGCCAGCCGACCGTGCCGGTGCTGGCTGCGATCTCGCTGATGGCGTCGCGCGGCGAGGACATGCCGCGCTCGATGGTGATGATGGGCGGCCCGATCGACACCCGCAGCTCGCCCACCGCGGTCAACAACCTGGCGGCCACCCGCCCGCTGTCGTGGTTCGAGCAGAACGTGATCCACGTGGTGCCGCAGAACTATCCCGGCCGCGGACGCCGGGTGTACCCGGGCTTCCTGCAGCACACCGGCTTCGTGGCCATGAATCCCGAGCGCCACTTCATGTCGCACTGGGATTTCTACCAGGACCTGGTCAAGGGCGACCTCGACGACGCGCAGTCGCATCGCCGCTTCTACGACGAGTACAACGCGGTGCTCGACATGCCCGCCGAGTACTACCTCGACACCATCCGCGTGGTGTTCCAGCAGCAGCTGCTGCCGCAGGGCGCCTGGGACGTGGCGGGCGAGCGCGTGGATCCCGCGGCGATCCGCGGCTGCGCGCTGATGACCATCGAGGGCGAGCTCGACGACATCTCCGGCCTGGGCCAGACCCGCGCGGCGCATGCGCTGTGCACCGGCATCGCCGAGGCCGACCGCAGGCACCTGACGGTGGAGGGCGCCGGACACTACGGCATCTTCAGCGGCCGCCGCTGGCGCACCCAGGTCTACCCGCAGGTGCGCGACTTCATCGCCGGCCACGACACCCCGGCGGGTGCCGCCCGGCCGCTCAGGAATACTGGGCGGTCTTGA